The proteins below come from a single Streptomyces sp. SCSIO 75703 genomic window:
- a CDS encoding ABC transporter ATP-binding protein: MTSPSSPAIELRGVRKVFRTPSGASHTAVHGLDLTVEQGEFVAVVGPTGCGKSTTLTLVSGLEEPTDGEVMLSGTPVRGIDERVGFVFQQDATFPWRTVLSNVMAGPRFRGAPKAEAREKARAWLARVGLSAFEDRYPHQLSGGQRKRVALAATLVNDPSILLMDEPFSALDVQTRALMSDELMELWAGTGSSVVFVTHDLEESIALADKVVVMTAGPATVKEVFTIDLPRPRRVESIRLEPRFVEIYREIWSSLGEEVRITRERGAQRVA; encoded by the coding sequence ATGACAAGCCCATCGAGCCCGGCCATCGAACTGCGGGGCGTCCGCAAGGTATTCCGTACGCCCTCAGGCGCCTCCCACACCGCCGTCCACGGCCTCGACCTGACCGTCGAGCAGGGCGAGTTCGTCGCCGTCGTCGGCCCCACCGGCTGCGGCAAGTCGACCACCCTGACCCTGGTCAGCGGCCTGGAGGAACCGACCGACGGTGAAGTGATGCTGTCCGGCACGCCCGTGCGCGGCATCGACGAGCGGGTCGGCTTCGTCTTCCAGCAGGACGCCACCTTCCCGTGGCGGACCGTGCTGTCCAACGTGATGGCGGGCCCCCGCTTCCGCGGCGCACCCAAGGCGGAGGCCAGGGAGAAGGCCCGAGCGTGGCTGGCCCGCGTCGGGCTGAGCGCCTTCGAGGACCGCTATCCGCACCAACTGTCCGGCGGGCAGCGCAAGCGCGTCGCGCTGGCCGCCACCCTCGTCAACGACCCCTCGATCCTGCTGATGGACGAGCCGTTCTCCGCGCTCGACGTCCAGACCCGCGCACTCATGTCGGATGAGCTGATGGAGCTGTGGGCGGGCACCGGGTCCTCCGTCGTCTTCGTCACCCACGACCTGGAGGAGTCCATCGCCCTGGCCGACAAGGTCGTCGTCATGACGGCCGGGCCGGCCACGGTGAAGGAGGTCTTCACGATCGACCTCCCGCGCCCACGCCGGGTCGAGTCGATCCGCCTCGAACCCCGCTTCGTCGAGATCTACCGCGAGATCTGGTCGTCGCTGGGCGAAGAAGTCCGCATCACCCGCGAGAGGGGTGCCCAGCGTGTCGCCTGA
- a CDS encoding protocatechuate 3,4-dioxygenase, producing MDRTTLEQAILTLARDQDLLAEFRADSAAVGAGRLGLDAEWSAVIAGGDRDRLRSAGLPDGITILVSRWFADDLADSTSKGAFHVDTTTPLPEPDVPAGLVFAGGASHVPDLLARPEIDPEAQVRRLLAGYERLAKDIANADPDVLIVTADCHFQSFRTGAYVIGTGTSYTGSMEFFKRSDLGIELTGSPRFAEALVNAVRAEGLEVEESADFPLDHGQIVPLRLLLPRPDLPVVPVITQPGRSFSPFGARVFGEVLRGVVASRDLKVGVLATGGLSHWLDPGKFGKADVEFDTYLLRMLQAGRGTDIAGLEPYALLDHGQYEFPNWLIMLGMVGPGVRGEVYAYEPMEASGGGWSVVNMLLPERAEDTDDE from the coding sequence TTGGACCGCACCACACTGGAGCAGGCGATCCTGACCCTCGCCCGGGACCAGGACCTGCTCGCCGAATTCCGCGCCGACTCCGCAGCCGTGGGCGCCGGCAGGCTGGGCCTGGACGCCGAGTGGTCCGCCGTCATCGCGGGGGGCGACCGGGACCGGCTGCGTTCGGCCGGGCTGCCCGACGGCATCACCATCCTGGTCAGCCGCTGGTTCGCCGACGACCTGGCCGACTCCACCAGCAAGGGCGCCTTCCACGTCGACACCACGACCCCGCTGCCCGAGCCGGACGTGCCGGCCGGCCTGGTCTTCGCCGGTGGCGCCTCGCACGTGCCGGACCTGCTGGCCCGCCCGGAGATCGATCCCGAGGCCCAGGTGCGGCGGCTGCTCGCCGGTTACGAGCGGCTCGCCAAGGACATCGCGAACGCCGACCCGGACGTGCTGATCGTCACCGCCGACTGCCACTTCCAGTCGTTCCGCACCGGCGCCTATGTCATCGGCACCGGCACCTCCTACACCGGCTCCATGGAGTTCTTCAAGCGCTCCGACCTGGGCATCGAGCTGACCGGCTCACCGCGGTTCGCCGAGGCCCTGGTCAACGCGGTGCGCGCGGAGGGGCTCGAGGTGGAGGAGTCCGCCGACTTCCCGCTGGACCACGGGCAGATCGTTCCGCTGAGGCTGCTTCTGCCCCGCCCCGACCTGCCGGTGGTGCCGGTCATCACCCAGCCCGGCCGCTCGTTCTCACCGTTCGGTGCGAGGGTGTTCGGCGAGGTGCTGCGGGGCGTCGTCGCCTCCCGTGACCTCAAGGTCGGCGTGCTGGCCACCGGTGGCCTGTCGCACTGGCTGGACCCGGGCAAGTTCGGCAAGGCGGACGTCGAGTTCGACACGTACCTGCTGCGGATGCTGCAGGCCGGCCGCGGCACCGACATCGCCGGCCTGGAGCCGTACGCGCTGCTCGACCACGGCCAGTACGAGTTCCCGAACTGGCTCATCATGCTGGGCATGGTCGGCCCGGGCGTGCGCGGCGAGGTGTACGCGTACGAGCCGATGGAGGCGTCGGGCGGTGGCTGGTCCGTCGTCAACATGCTGCTGCCCGAGCGGGCGGAGGACACCGACGATGAGTGA
- a CDS encoding Asp/Glu racemase — MSTPAYRVGLIVPSSNTTMETEIPAMLRARERIRPERFTFHSARMRMQQVHPDQLSAMDAASDRCAVELGDADVDVMAYACLVAIMAQGKGYHRTSRQRLSAAVAGAVGDREVPPVLSSAGALSEALDHLGAKRISVIAPYMKPLTAMVCDYLEAEGLRVHDALSLEVPDNLDVGRLDPARLPELARKVDTKGVDALVLSACVQMPSLPALQRVQDAFDVPVVSASSATVWSILRSLGLEPVVPDAGALLAGGTA; from the coding sequence ATGAGTACGCCCGCCTACCGCGTCGGCCTGATCGTCCCCAGTTCCAACACCACGATGGAGACCGAGATCCCGGCCATGCTCCGGGCCCGTGAGAGGATCCGGCCCGAGCGGTTCACCTTCCACTCCGCCCGCATGCGCATGCAGCAGGTCCACCCCGACCAGCTGTCCGCGATGGACGCCGCCTCCGACCGGTGCGCCGTCGAGCTCGGCGACGCCGACGTGGACGTCATGGCGTACGCCTGCCTGGTCGCGATCATGGCGCAGGGCAAGGGGTACCACCGCACCAGCCGGCAGCGGCTGTCGGCCGCGGTCGCCGGGGCGGTCGGGGACCGCGAGGTGCCGCCGGTGCTCTCCTCGGCCGGCGCGTTGTCCGAGGCGCTGGATCACCTCGGGGCGAAGCGGATCTCCGTGATCGCGCCGTACATGAAACCGCTGACCGCGATGGTCTGCGACTACCTGGAGGCCGAGGGACTGCGGGTGCACGACGCGCTGAGCCTCGAGGTCCCGGACAACCTCGATGTCGGCCGCCTCGACCCGGCGCGGCTGCCCGAGTTGGCGCGGAAGGTCGACACCAAGGGCGTGGACGCGCTGGTGCTGAGCGCCTGTGTGCAGATGCCGTCGTTGCCCGCGCTGCAGCGCGTGCAGGACGCCTTCGACGTCCCGGTGGTCTCCGCCTCCTCCGCCACCGTGTGGAGCATCCTGCGATCCCTCGGCCTGGAGCCGGTCGTCCCGGACGCGGGCGCGCTGTTGGCCGGCGGGACCGCCTGA
- a CDS encoding ABC transporter substrate-binding protein: MSRRTLATKLTTVTAALAALAALGGCADQVSSGTSDSGGSGGKGPKVKIMVGGIDKVIYLPAMLSQRLGYFEDEGVNVELLSEPAGIDATTSLVAGNVQGVVGFYDHTLDLQAKGKSVESVVQLAQTPGEVEIVSNKAAGELKSPKDFAGKKLGVTGLGSSTDFLTKYLGVHAGVSTDKFSNVAVGAGQTFISALQQGSIDGGMTTDPTVAQILDKKIGKVLIDMRTPEGSKKALGGLYPSSCLYMNTDWVDGHKDTVQKLANALVRTLEWMSTHSAQEIAAKMPSDYAQGGEGLYAKAIESTLPMFTKDGKMPADGPATVQRVLKSFNPNLKNATIDLEKTYTSEFTQKAG, translated from the coding sequence ATGTCCCGTCGCACCCTGGCCACCAAGCTCACCACCGTCACGGCGGCCCTGGCCGCCCTGGCCGCCCTCGGCGGCTGTGCCGACCAGGTCTCCTCCGGCACCTCCGACAGCGGCGGCTCGGGAGGCAAGGGGCCCAAGGTCAAGATCATGGTCGGGGGCATCGACAAGGTCATCTACCTGCCCGCGATGCTGTCCCAGCGCCTCGGCTACTTCGAGGACGAGGGCGTCAACGTGGAGCTCCTGAGCGAGCCCGCCGGTATCGACGCCACCACGTCCCTGGTCGCCGGGAACGTCCAGGGCGTCGTCGGCTTCTACGACCACACCCTCGACCTCCAGGCCAAGGGCAAGTCCGTCGAGTCCGTCGTCCAGCTCGCCCAGACTCCCGGCGAGGTCGAGATCGTCTCCAACAAGGCCGCAGGTGAGCTGAAGTCGCCGAAGGACTTCGCCGGCAAGAAGCTCGGCGTGACGGGCCTGGGCTCCTCCACGGACTTCCTCACCAAGTACCTCGGCGTCCACGCCGGGGTGTCCACGGACAAGTTCAGCAACGTCGCGGTCGGCGCGGGCCAGACCTTCATCTCCGCGCTGCAGCAGGGGTCCATCGACGGCGGCATGACGACCGACCCGACCGTCGCGCAGATCCTCGACAAGAAGATCGGCAAGGTCCTCATCGACATGCGTACCCCCGAGGGGTCGAAGAAGGCACTCGGTGGGCTGTACCCGTCGTCGTGCCTCTACATGAACACCGACTGGGTCGACGGGCACAAGGACACGGTGCAGAAGCTCGCCAACGCGTTGGTGCGCACCCTCGAGTGGATGTCCACGCACAGCGCGCAGGAGATCGCGGCGAAGATGCCGAGCGACTACGCGCAGGGCGGCGAGGGCCTCTATGCCAAGGCGATCGAGAGCACGCTCCCGATGTTCACGAAGGACGGCAAGATGCCGGCCGACGGGCCCGCGACGGTGCAGCGGGTGCTCAAGTCCTTCAACCCGAACCTGAAGAACGCCACGATCGACCTGGAGAAGACGTACACGAGCGAGTTCACACAGAAGGCCGGCTGA
- a CDS encoding GntR family transcriptional regulator, which produces MLRSGRTVEEIYGELRERILDGVYPPGIRLSQQTLADELSVSRTPLREALHRLEADGLVVAEANRGMTVSPAHHEQAEQSYAARLLIEPPLVAALVGEITEKDIEVMADALEEMERVSARTKDFQKAHLRFHTILLHRYPPLLADMTTQQHSRIVRHQRLHMSRPTVPDDFTRIDRQFLEAVRDGDGARARQLLELHLIDAALGMALDIDPDYRFDSLLIATRGLGLELEHAADGSVSRPVRLTWQRPGAVPMPHTVTSNLEHHSAT; this is translated from the coding sequence ATGCTCAGATCGGGGCGGACGGTCGAGGAGATCTACGGCGAGCTGCGCGAGCGCATTCTCGACGGGGTCTACCCGCCCGGGATAAGGCTGTCGCAGCAGACGCTCGCCGACGAACTGTCCGTCAGCCGCACCCCGCTCCGCGAGGCACTGCACCGGCTGGAGGCCGACGGGCTGGTCGTCGCCGAGGCCAACCGGGGCATGACCGTCAGCCCCGCCCACCACGAGCAGGCCGAGCAGTCCTACGCGGCCCGGCTGCTGATCGAACCGCCACTGGTGGCCGCCCTGGTGGGCGAGATCACCGAGAAGGACATCGAGGTGATGGCCGACGCGCTGGAGGAGATGGAGCGCGTCTCGGCCCGCACCAAGGACTTCCAGAAGGCGCACCTGCGCTTCCACACGATCCTGCTGCACCGCTATCCGCCGCTGCTCGCCGACATGACGACGCAGCAGCACTCCCGGATCGTGCGCCATCAGCGGCTGCACATGTCCCGGCCCACCGTGCCGGACGACTTCACGCGGATCGACCGGCAGTTCCTGGAGGCGGTGCGCGACGGCGACGGTGCGCGTGCCCGGCAGCTACTGGAACTGCACCTGATCGACGCGGCGTTGGGCATGGCGCTGGACATCGACCCCGACTACCGCTTCGACTCGCTGCTCATCGCCACCCGCGGCCTCGGCCTGGAGCTGGAGCACGCGGCCGACGGCAGCGTGTCCCGGCCCGTACGGCTGACATGGCAGCGGCCGGGCGCGGTGCCCATGCCACACACCGTCACCTCCAACCTGGAACACCACTCCGCCACCTGA
- a CDS encoding nitrilase-related carbon-nitrogen hydrolase has product MSERSEGRTLRIGLTQWHATREPAANLRHALAAVRGCAEDGAELVLLPENGLMLGNNAEMRERAFSAGSPEITELRQAAREAGTVVVLGGVKHRRSDRFTNSALVIDRNGELLGAYDKIHLFDARVGGVSFEASGVERAGAEPLLLEVNGVTVGLTICYDVRFPELYRTLARAGAEVILVPAAFTRTTGRAHWEVLLRARAIENGAHVVASATVHGERPGEDAFETYGHALAVAPWGEVLADLGEARFAHRVLELDLDAVTRARATLPVLEQTRPDAYTRTPRRLVVGRTETETVV; this is encoded by the coding sequence ATGAGTGAGAGGAGTGAGGGGCGCACCCTGCGGATCGGGCTGACCCAGTGGCACGCCACCCGCGAGCCGGCGGCCAACCTGCGCCACGCGCTCGCCGCCGTCCGCGGGTGCGCCGAGGACGGCGCGGAGCTGGTGCTGCTGCCCGAGAACGGGCTGATGCTCGGCAACAACGCCGAGATGCGGGAGCGCGCCTTCAGCGCCGGCTCCCCGGAGATCACCGAGCTGCGGCAGGCGGCCCGGGAAGCCGGTACGGTGGTCGTCCTGGGTGGCGTGAAACACCGCAGGTCCGACCGCTTCACCAACTCCGCGCTCGTCATCGACCGGAACGGTGAACTGCTCGGCGCCTACGACAAGATCCACCTGTTCGACGCCCGGGTCGGCGGAGTGTCCTTCGAGGCCTCCGGTGTCGAACGCGCCGGAGCGGAACCACTGCTCCTGGAGGTGAACGGCGTCACGGTGGGCCTCACCATCTGTTACGACGTGCGCTTCCCCGAGCTGTACCGCACGCTGGCCCGGGCCGGTGCCGAGGTGATCCTCGTCCCCGCCGCGTTCACCCGGACCACGGGCCGCGCTCACTGGGAGGTCCTGCTGCGGGCCCGCGCGATCGAGAACGGCGCCCATGTCGTCGCCTCCGCCACGGTCCACGGCGAACGGCCGGGCGAGGACGCCTTCGAGACGTACGGCCACGCGCTGGCCGTCGCCCCGTGGGGCGAGGTCCTCGCCGACCTGGGCGAGGCGCGGTTCGCGCACCGCGTCCTCGAACTGGACCTGGACGCGGTGACCCGGGCGCGCGCCACGCTGCCGGTGCTGGAGCAGACCCGCCCCGACGCCTACACCCGTACCCCGCGGCGCCTCGTGGTGGGGCGGACCGAAACGGAGACAGTGGTATGA
- a CDS encoding SDR family oxidoreductase — protein MDLGLNGHVVAVTAASRGIGAAVARQFAAEGATAVAASRTAPSVNDATPGRILPVKLDLADAEATARFVPDTVAEHGRLDALVVNTAGPPLGAFLDTTDDDWSAAYDLLLRPAVQLARAGARQMVTQGSGTLVFLTSTWVRQPAPGGVLSSSFRSAVAAMAKQLASEVAPAGVRVVQVMPGATGTDRMRNIVAAKSAGNGTSEDEEVQKIVKDIPLGRWGSAEEIASSITFLASPRSSFTTGASLVVDGGAVRSLP, from the coding sequence ATGGATCTCGGCCTCAACGGCCACGTCGTCGCCGTCACCGCCGCGAGCCGCGGCATCGGCGCCGCCGTCGCCCGCCAGTTCGCCGCCGAGGGGGCGACCGCCGTCGCCGCCTCCCGTACCGCACCGTCCGTCAACGACGCCACGCCCGGCCGGATCCTGCCGGTGAAGCTCGACCTGGCCGACGCCGAGGCCACCGCGCGCTTCGTGCCCGACACCGTCGCCGAGCACGGCCGGCTCGACGCCCTGGTGGTCAACACCGCCGGCCCCCCGCTCGGCGCGTTCCTCGACACCACCGACGACGACTGGAGCGCCGCCTACGACCTGCTGCTGCGCCCGGCGGTGCAGCTGGCCCGGGCCGGTGCCCGGCAGATGGTCACGCAGGGCAGCGGCACCCTCGTCTTCCTGACCTCGACGTGGGTGCGCCAGCCGGCGCCCGGCGGCGTGCTGTCCTCCTCCTTCCGCTCCGCCGTCGCGGCCATGGCCAAGCAGCTCGCCTCCGAGGTCGCCCCCGCCGGTGTCCGGGTCGTCCAGGTGATGCCGGGGGCCACCGGTACCGACCGGATGCGCAACATCGTCGCCGCCAAGTCCGCGGGCAACGGCACCAGCGAGGACGAGGAGGTCCAGAAGATCGTCAAGGACATCCCGCTGGGCCGCTGGGGCAGTGCTGAGGAGATCGCCTCCTCGATCACCTTCCTGGCCTCGCCGCGTTCCTCCTTCACCACCGGAGCCTCGCTGGTCGTGGACGGCGGCGCCGTCCGCTCCCTGCCGTAG
- a CDS encoding ABC transporter permease, with protein sequence MSPDTTAEADTASSAVTDSGGVTKSARTEERARAARRRRGIVLLSRAAVLVFVLGVWEWFSRAGIIDPFNFSMPSKVWDQIRQWALHGTPQGSLLEQIWYTLYEALLGWVVGVTGGVVLGIALGRVRFLADVMGPYIKVLNALPRIVLAPIFLIWFGLGPASKVASAVVLVFFPVFFNAFQGAREVDRHLIDNARILGARDRQVTFQVVIPAATSWIFTSLHVSFGFALIGAIVGEYIGATKGIGLLVSASQGTFNSAGVYAAMVILAVVALLAEGLLTFLERKLFRWRPAASETR encoded by the coding sequence GTGTCGCCTGACACCACCGCGGAAGCGGACACCGCGTCGTCCGCCGTGACGGACTCGGGCGGCGTCACCAAGTCGGCCCGTACCGAGGAGCGTGCCCGTGCCGCGCGCCGCCGCCGCGGCATCGTCCTGCTGTCCCGCGCCGCCGTGCTCGTGTTCGTCCTCGGTGTGTGGGAATGGTTCTCGCGGGCCGGGATCATCGATCCGTTCAACTTCTCGATGCCCTCGAAGGTCTGGGACCAGATCCGGCAGTGGGCGCTGCACGGCACCCCGCAGGGCTCCCTGCTCGAACAGATCTGGTACACGCTCTACGAGGCCCTGCTCGGCTGGGTCGTCGGCGTCACCGGGGGCGTGGTGCTCGGTATCGCGCTCGGCCGGGTCCGCTTCCTGGCCGACGTCATGGGCCCGTACATCAAGGTCCTCAACGCGCTGCCGCGGATCGTGCTCGCACCGATCTTCCTCATCTGGTTCGGCCTCGGACCGGCCTCGAAGGTCGCCTCCGCCGTCGTACTCGTCTTCTTCCCGGTCTTCTTCAACGCCTTCCAGGGCGCCCGCGAGGTCGACCGCCACCTCATCGACAACGCCCGCATCCTCGGCGCCCGCGACCGGCAGGTCACCTTCCAGGTCGTCATCCCCGCCGCCACCTCGTGGATCTTCACCAGCCTCCACGTCAGCTTCGGCTTCGCCCTGATCGGCGCCATCGTCGGCGAGTACATCGGCGCGACCAAGGGCATCGGGCTGCTCGTCTCCGCCTCGCAGGGCACTTTCAACTCCGCCGGCGTCTACGCCGCGATGGTCATCCTCGCCGTCGTCGCCCTGCTCGCCGAGGGCCTGCTCACCTTCCTGGAGCGCAAGCTCTTCCGCTGGAGGCCCGCCGCCAGTGAAACCCGCTAG